One genomic region from Biomphalaria glabrata chromosome 7, xgBioGlab47.1, whole genome shotgun sequence encodes:
- the LOC106078370 gene encoding small nuclear ribonucleoprotein Sm D1-like, whose protein sequence is MKLVRFLMKLSHETVTIELKNGTQVHGTVTGVDVSMNTHLKAVKMTVKNKDPQQLDSLSIRGNNIRYYILPDSLPLDTLLIDDAPRSKARGKREAPVGARGRGRGGPRGRGRGGPRGGGGGGGARGGGGPRGGRR, encoded by the exons ATGAAACTTGTAAG GTTTCTTATGAAATTGAGTCATGAAACTGTTACAATTGAACTAAAAAATGGTACTCAAGTTCATGGAACTGTTACAG GTGTTGATGTCAGTATGAACACTCATTTGAAAGCTGTTAAGATGACTGTTAAGAACAAAGACCCTCAGCAGCTTGACTCTCTGAGCATTAGAGGAAACAATATCCGTTACTACATTCTCCCTGACAGCTTGCCATTGgatacattattgatagatgaCGCTCCACGATCAAAAGCAAGAGGGAAAAGAGAAG CACCAGTTGGAGCAAGAGGACGAGGGCGTGGTGGCCCTAGGGGACGTGGACGAGGTGGCCCAAGGGGAGGAGGTGGTGGCGGCGGTGCACGAGGTGGTGGTGGACCCAGAGGTGGGCGGCGATGA
- the LOC106078369 gene encoding atherin-like: MYYTGLSPNSGPNVSGQTVEKQGIYVPAPSPFAPSGFPPSQQVLPPGLAPRFAAAPQAYAVVSNAGPTAYTISPAYHSIPYTSLQGIPTSTHAYISAAQYPGMTYQAALGPRTAPPSHYPLQAGAPLIAASYSPMPGQLPAPAARPFPVSHMTAYPPGYPLPAGTAPIPYHGAATYGPPF, translated from the coding sequence ATGTACTACACAGGCTTGTCACCAAATAGTGGTCCAAATGTATCAGGTCAAACTGTTGAGAAACAAGGCATTTATGTACCAGCTCCAAGTCCATTTGCTCCTTCAGGATTTCCACCCAGCCAACAAGTACTTCCTCCAGGACTAGCACCTCGTTTCGCTGCTGCCCCACAAGCCTATGCAGTGGTATCTAATGCAGGCCCAACAGCTTACACTATCTCACCAGCCTACCATTCTATACCATACACCAGCTTGCAAGGTATCCCTACTTCCACCCATGCCTACATATCTGCTGCTCAGTATCCTGGAATGACTTACCAGGCAGCTTTGGGTCCCAGAACAGCCCCACCATCTCATTACCCACTTCAGGCTGGGGCACCTCTTATAGCTGCTAGCTATTCACCCATGCCAGGCCAACTACCTGCCCCTGCTGCTAGACCTTTCCCTGTCAGCCACATGACTGCCTATCCTCCAGGTTACCCACTTCCAGCAGGCACTGCTCCTATTCCCTATCATGGAGCAGCTACTTATGGGCCACCATTTTAG